The following nucleotide sequence is from Echeneis naucrates chromosome 17, fEcheNa1.1, whole genome shotgun sequence.
GTGAGATCAGCTTGTAGCAAAAATCAGATTTGGCTGTGTATCTGCATTTATGAATCTTCTCGACATTCTTCACTTGGAACACCACACTGGAAGCATCCCAAACAAAATTTCACCATCCTGTATTAAGCTTCATTTAATTATCTTATAATCTGGCGGAGACAGTCCACAGTAAAAATCAGTGGCTCGTCTGTGATGGGGAATGTCTCATACCAAATTTCCCCCGAGGTTTTATGAAGTATATCTGATTCTGGTTCCAATTACACTTCCTTATACTCATCATGACATTGTAGTCATGACAGACATCTCCTTTGTTAAATCTAAGAAGTGATGAGTCCAGAAACAATCTAGGACTCAGTGGAGTAAAAGTAAACACTCCAACAAACAATACCCTGAACAGATCTGTGTGCTGTCATTATATACTCTGACACAAAGTTTAATGTCCTCCACCGCACAGAGAACTGCAtgtttcacagacacacactccggTCTTCCTCACACCATCTTCCTCTTCAgtaaacaaactcacctggTTGTATTGTAATGGAGAGAGATAAGAAAACTGTTTTCTGATAAGGTCACAACTGTTATGTAAATGAGCACGTCACTCcgggtgtgttgtgttgtgtgtcaggcACTGGTGAGTTATTTAGTCATGTATGTTAAGTGTGTGATGAATGTGTTTAAAGGACTCCCTGCGCACTACAACttaacaaagagagaaagagagtttGTGATGGTTTTCCAATGTGGTTAACTGATTTGCATGTGCCTTGGTGAGGGCTGTGTATTGCCTTTGTGTGAGCACGTGTGTGTGGTTGGGAGTTGTTGTTGTGCACgtgcaaatgtgtttctgtgcattttcTGAGTGACTACAAAAAAATTAGCTGGAGCTTATTTCTGAAGATATTTGAATGCTGTGTGCACCTGCCTACTCCACTGCGTCCATGAGTTCAGATGATGGTACAGACACCTTTGTGAAATATAATGAACTGAGAATAGTTCCTCTAAGCTGACGTGGTAACACAGTTTATTACAGCAACACGCTCTTATTCTAAAAGACTGTAAATGGGTGAAATTAGTGACGGTCATGCCACATATGGTCACAGGCCTGAGCTCCTGCTTGAGTTTATTTATCATCTGTGTGTGAAGGGGTATTGGGAAATTAAAGCCTTTGTTAGTTTATCAACAAAGTAAATTGTTGTAAACCACTGAAGCACAAATCCGTTGTGATAATTGCCGGACTAACGGGGGCGGGGTTACACCATGCTTCCTTTCATCTGTTGGAGCCTGATAGACTGAAAACTGTGGAGGCCTGTTATCGTCCCGTTAGCATAGTGTGGCTGCAGCGCGAGCTCAGATTACCTGCCCTGACTGTCTAATGTATGTCCTACCAACGGCAGACTGACGTTACCATCCCTGGAGCTAAGAATGTGTGTTGCTGCTTCTCCCACACCTCCATCATCAACCCCAGAGTTTAATATTTCAgctaaatattattttctcatCAGTAGGTTGAGTTAGTTTGACCAAACTGTCTTCATGTGTTTCTTTTGAATAGTGGAACACAAAGTGATCTGTAGTTCTCTAAGTATCCAGAAGGGGTCACAGCCAACTAGATGGCTAGGAAAGTTACTAGGAAAGCTTGACCACAACTTGGCACGCCAGAGGATCATATCAGGAAGGAGCAAGCTGGAAATTGTAAATCCGTGGACAAGCGCAAATTGAAATGCATTCAGAAAGTCCCTGCTAAAACTGTAACTACAATAATAATCTGTCATTCTTACTCCTCTCTAAAAAGTTTAAAGTATCCAGGAGAAAATCTTTAGGACTGACGTTGTGGTTTCCCTGTTGGAGAACAAATACTGCAACATGAGGAGGTTGATTGAAGCAGGTTGTTTCAGGAGAAAAGCAGAATCATCAATACAGTGATCTGTGCTTGATGTTGCATCCATTCTGGAGAAAGGGTCCCTGTCTCGAGTGCCTACATGTTGGAAAGAGGGATGTGTGTCTGAAGGAGTTGCCTATGTGTCTGCTTTCATGAGATTTACTCCAAtgactgctctgctgtgacGCTCAGCCTCATATTGACCCTTCACCCAGTCTTCCTCTGAAATCCTGTTTGGTCCTCTTATTTTTCGAATTGTGATTATGAAGTTTTTGTCTTTACTACCTGCAGTCCAAAAGTCAAATTCCACTACGTATGTTTGTCTCCTCTGAACAGTGCTGCGATGAGGATCTGTGTGCCTCAGTGTAGGGATATATTTTAATGTGGGAGTTGGGGGTTTAAGCTCTCCAATTCTGCCTGACTCTGAGTGCTGGCCCTTGTGAATTAACTGACTGTGCCTCTTTATGAGCCTCAAATTGATTATTTGCTTGATTCCATTGGCTCTAAATCTTTCCACTATTGATCTGAGGGGCAGCGTCGAGGACAGTCTGTGTTCAATTAAAAGTTTACAAGTCTTCATATTTGTATGTGCCCAGTGTGCTGCAGTTATTTGTCTGTGGATCTGTacagaaattagattttctgaaaACAGGACCAGACAAAAGAatttatttccttaaaaaaCTATATGCAATTAAAAGAACCATTAGGAAAATATCTGAGTTAAGTTTACATCCAAGAAGTTGATCTACATACAACAATTTGGTATTTCATCAACAGTCTTCTGGTCATCATTGAGGAACTAAACAACTTTTAAACtaatcagaaaaatatcagtatTAAATGCTATTTCTGAGCCACATTTTAGGGGTTTTCACATCGTCAGTATGAAATAGATATTATCTTTTCACATCAACAGGCACCGTTGTACACGTTTGGCTGGTTAACTGGATACGTCCTAAAGGGAAAAGGATTAGAGGGACAAAGTTGGTGTACATGCATTTCATATTAAATTTACATGACACATTTAATGAGTGCTAGGACCCTTAGCACCAAACCTCATAAGCCTCTTAAAGGGATGGCAACATGAAACCGCAAgtgaaacaaacactgacatttaggacacagttcattttaaataaaattaaatgatacAAATGCCAGCTAGAACTCAAATTCAGATGGTGAATTAAATGATCTAGAGGCTTTGGTTAGTTAGAAAAAATCTTACCTGAGGATCATTTTAAAGGTGGTATGAATACCAAATAATATCCAGCAAAGCTtacattaaaatgtataaaaaggtTGGTTCGCCTGTactgctaaaagaaaaaagattttacaCAATGAATCTATGTATGAAGTTTTCAGTCTTTATCTCTAAATCTGCCATTTATCAGCTTTGTATGAATGACTTCAATGTCTGTCCTTCATgcatttagtttcttttttatccaATCAGGAGCTCTCCACATTCGTTCCACATTTACCTAAATGCACTGCTTATGTTTTATGCATTTGATTCGCTCATCTTAAAGAAGACAAGTGTCAGTTTTCATTGCTccatcaaaacaacaaatattctATAACGTCACTTGTttccatcaaatcaaatcaaaaattcCTGAAAAGAGCAGTCCCATATTTTCAGATGCATGCCCTTCCTCATCACACCCATGTCTTTACACAAGTGCATAATCAAACTGTCCTCTTTCCAGGCCCTCCTTATGGTCTGTCCAAGAGGAAGCTGGCATGCTGCTGTAGGGGTCTAACAGGATTCGGACACAGCGAACAAGTAGAAAGAGCAGCAGTAGCACGAGGAGGCCAACGAAGCACAGGGCTGTTCCCTGCTCTGGGTGCCCCACCATGGGCTGCAGCACTGCTGGGCCCCTGGGGAACCCAGGAGGAGCCGGAGATGAGAGCTCATAGTCCACAACCCAGTAGTTTGTGTCACTCATTTTGAGGAAGAAGAAACGTTTAGAAGAGTTATATGATGACTGTGTGTTATATTTTGCAGTCAGAGGAGATCCTGGCCCAGCAGGATCATCTTTGTCATTGAGTGAATTTCTCTCTACGAAGAACAAAGAACACAATGTGAGATTTGGCAGCTGCCAAATCCTTCTAtccttttcactcttttttaCACATACACTCTTGAGACAGGCTAACTATTCAAAAGCTGAGGTGACACTTCAAATCATTTGTTCTCGGTTTATTGTCAGTGTTCTAATCAGTCATTCAATAGCAGCCCTTCAGGGCTCTTTGTGATTGTGAAGaataaatttcaaataaatttctGGATATCTCCGTCTCTATCCAGAGTCACCGGAAACCTCTTGGGGAATCACACACCAGGATATCtaaggaaaaacacaacaaagacgCGATCAGTGAGCTTCCAGCAGGCAGATGTGGTGAATGGAGGTAAAAGTCTGATTGATTCATGGAGTTCAGAACCGGACATGTCAAGGACTATAgatttttttactctttcagGGCCCAAAGTGAGGTGTTTTCAGGGCAGGAGGAGCACCTCCTGCCAATCGTCTGATCTTTCTTGTAAGATGTAACAGAGACAAGGCAGAAGGACAACTACTCTGTGAACTCAGGCACAGCTTTTTGcaagataaataaatcagacacTGATGAcgggaaaga
It contains:
- the ctxn1 gene encoding cortexin-1, encoding MSDTNYWVVDYELSSPAPPGFPRGPAVLQPMVGHPEQGTALCFVGLLVLLLLFLLVRCVRILLDPYSSMPASSWTDHKEGLERGQFDYALV